One Prevotella intermedia ATCC 25611 = DSM 20706 DNA window includes the following coding sequences:
- a CDS encoding leucine-rich repeat domain-containing protein — MKQTKHLLLLLLAFILSVTETFAQAVGTDFTVGNIKYIVTAMDLTTHNNTVAVSYIGGTGAVTVPTSVVHPKNKETVYITESKEYTNCADGVTSITFSEGYTTMGKGCYAKSKNLTKVTFPKSFTTMNPGCFEANNKLTSFEVVSGNTKFSTNSDGWLLADGGTTLQAYPTGLSGDVTIPNTITKIAPTAFNVCASLEKVTIPASVTSIESGITASFLAVGTYFEVDDSNPNYKSVDGVLFNKDVSELITFPKDYSGSLPSGKYTVPSTVKTIAGEAFSHTSTVLKAIDLSNTETISAQAFDYTSGLEKVTIGPKVNSIEDGAFLNCEKITEYIVDANNASYSSDEGIIYSKDKKTLYLCPIAKTGSYEIPEGTVTVKAKAFYSSKLSSIKFPSTLTAVEDQAFRFSSISNLDFGTNSNLSSIGSSAFGNTQLTGSLTLPASVANLGSGAFNYTKLKDVHIADGSKLEAITFQAFGNMPELETFIFDGSANHLKRLDEQAFTNDPKLKRFDVPASVTTIGKGAFLNTTALETVTFQSPSKIKEIKEGAFGSSGIKYINLPNSVETIQQQAFDNCTNLTTITIPASVTNVGIGVFNFCENLTTINVDAANTKYSSLSGMLTNKDKTELVVFPAGKANSKYALIPNISTVKPYAFYGSEKITNITFPKTVTSIGDRAIALCDKLKSLSFMGEDNVPVLNADIMYQSSNLRDVTIYVRKKWYENSANDAAVNTYNSRFKEVHPSFVSETGYDRGTEFFPTSATNVGVISFYTPRTSVIIDNTAKESDYTDVRGKHWTATTYDVSSILDYAYQNETTVKDIVVLSNIGIVGLNAFKAGNQLQGIYFVSNTPAQLNSTDYGMNATDYPFNANQNIYVKRSKVNDYKTVWEVDGHTLNITAEIPQTTHSYGATRCYPFDVQYDNNRDVRPYLPVDFSHMTAANPYAKARRIDDGYVPAFLGVLLHSRNAASATSYCEMTDTQDHHAVNDPSGKYSAATYKMVGVVEDTQVMSDANNNLYAFSKSKGQFLKIKQALGNMMPRFSAYLKLDSSNQAKGFSFRFDDDDPSTTGIENIEIAEDANDSAPYYNLNGMRVNNPAKGVYIHNGKKVIIK, encoded by the coding sequence TATGCAAAGTCGAAAAACCTAACAAAGGTTACTTTCCCCAAGTCTTTTACTACGATGAATCCTGGCTGTTTCGAGGCAAACAATAAATTAACCTCTTTTGAAGTAGTCAGTGGTAACACTAAATTCTCAACCAATTCCGACGGTTGGTTACTTGCTGATGGTGGAACGACCTTACAGGCTTATCCAACCGGACTTAGTGGCGATGTAACTATTCCGAATACGATTACGAAAATTGCACCAACGGCTTTCAATGTATGTGCCAGTCTTGAAAAAGTAACAATTCCTGCATCAGTAACCAGTATTGAATCAGGAATCACTGCCAGTTTCTTGGCTGTAGGTACGTATTTCGAAGTAGATGATAGTAATCCTAATTACAAGAGTGTGGACGGCGTGCTTTTCAACAAAGACGTGTCAGAACTAATAACTTTCCCAAAAGACTATTCAGGTTCACTTCCAAGTGGCAAGTATACTGTTCCTTCAACAGTGAAGACCATCGCCGGTGAGGCTTTCAGCCATACGTCTACCGTGTTGAAGGCTATTGACCTTAGTAACACCGAAACCATCAGTGCACAGGCATTTGACTATACCAGTGGACTGGAAAAAGTAACTATTGGTCCAAAGGTGAACAGTATAGAAGACGGTGCTTTCCTCAATTGCGAAAAGATAACGGAATATATAGTTGATGCAAACAATGCGAGTTATTCCAGCGATGAGGGTATCATTTATTCCAAGGACAAGAAAACGCTCTATCTTTGTCCGATAGCTAAGACTGGTTCTTATGAAATTCCTGAAGGTACGGTAACCGTTAAGGCTAAAGCATTCTATTCTTCTAAGCTTTCAAGCATAAAGTTCCCCTCTACTCTTACAGCTGTGGAGGATCAAGCATTCCGTTTCAGTTCTATTTCTAATCTTGATTTTGGTACTAACTCTAATCTTTCGTCTATCGGAAGTTCTGCTTTTGGCAATACTCAATTGACTGGTAGCCTTACGCTCCCCGCTTCTGTTGCCAATTTGGGTTCAGGTGCTTTCAACTACACCAAGTTAAAAGATGTTCATATTGCTGACGGTTCAAAACTTGAGGCTATCACTTTTCAGGCATTTGGCAATATGCCCGAACTTGAAACTTTTATATTCGATGGCTCGGCTAACCATTTGAAACGTCTTGACGAACAAGCATTTACCAATGACCCGAAACTTAAGCGTTTCGATGTTCCTGCGTCTGTAACGACAATTGGTAAAGGTGCTTTCTTGAATACTACAGCATTAGAAACCGTAACTTTCCAATCTCCTTCAAAGATTAAAGAAATCAAAGAAGGTGCTTTCGGTTCCAGTGGTATCAAGTACATCAATTTACCCAACAGTGTAGAAACTATTCAACAGCAAGCATTCGACAACTGTACCAATCTTACGACTATTACAATTCCTGCTTCTGTAACGAATGTTGGTATAGGAGTTTTCAATTTCTGTGAAAACTTAACAACCATCAATGTAGATGCTGCCAACACTAAGTACTCGTCTCTTAGCGGTATGCTGACCAACAAGGATAAGACCGAACTTGTGGTATTCCCTGCAGGTAAGGCAAACAGTAAGTATGCACTTATTCCTAACATTTCAACAGTTAAACCATACGCCTTTTACGGTAGCGAGAAGATAACCAATATAACTTTCCCTAAAACCGTAACTTCTATCGGCGACCGTGCTATCGCCCTATGCGATAAATTAAAGTCGCTCAGTTTTATGGGTGAGGATAATGTACCGGTATTGAATGCTGACATTATGTATCAATCAAGTAATCTCCGCGACGTAACCATTTATGTACGCAAGAAGTGGTATGAGAATAGTGCCAACGATGCTGCTGTGAATACTTACAACAGTAGATTTAAGGAAGTCCACCCCTCGTTTGTGTCAGAGACTGGGTACGACCGTGGCACGGAATTCTTCCCTACTTCTGCAACAAATGTAGGTGTTATCAGCTTCTATACTCCTCGTACCTCTGTTATTATTGACAATACAGCCAAGGAATCAGATTACACAGACGTGCGTGGCAAGCATTGGACGGCTACGACCTACGATGTGAGCAGTATTCTCGACTACGCATATCAGAACGAAACAACTGTCAAAGACATAGTGGTACTTTCCAACATCGGTATTGTCGGACTTAATGCTTTCAAAGCTGGAAATCAGTTACAAGGAATATATTTTGTGAGCAACACACCAGCGCAGCTTAACTCTACCGACTACGGAATGAATGCTACCGATTATCCGTTTAATGCCAACCAGAATATTTATGTGAAGCGCAGTAAGGTGAACGATTACAAAACAGTTTGGGAAGTAGATGGGCACACACTGAACATTACTGCCGAAATTCCACAGACAACCCACAGTTACGGTGCAACTCGTTGCTATCCGTTCGATGTGCAGTACGATAACAACCGCGATGTTCGCCCTTATCTGCCCGTTGATTTCAGCCACATGACAGCTGCAAATCCGTATGCTAAGGCGCGTCGCATCGACGACGGCTATGTGCCTGCATTCCTCGGAGTGCTGCTGCACAGTCGTAATGCTGCCAGTGCCACCTCTTATTGCGAGATGACCGATACACAAGACCATCACGCCGTAAACGACCCATCGGGCAAGTATTCTGCAGCCACCTACAAGATGGTGGGTGTTGTTGAGGATACGCAGGTAATGAGCGATGCCAACAACAATTTATATGCTTTCAGCAAGAGCAAGGGACAATTCCTGAAGATTAAGCAGGCTCTGGGTAATATGATGCCTCGCTTCAGTGCTTATTTGAAGTTGGACAGCAGCAATCAGGCTAAAGGTTTCTCGTTCCGTTTCGACGATGACGACCCTTCTACAACGGGCATTGAAAACATCGAGATAGCAGAAGACGCCAATGACAGTGCACCTTACTACAATCTGAACGGTATGAGAGTGAACAATCCTGCCAAGGGAGTATACATACATAATGGAAAGAAAGTAATCATCAAATAA
- a CDS encoding HU family DNA-binding protein, whose amino-acid sequence MAFYKKTKMKVNGKWYPKSVLVGSPISTEQVAKRLAAESTVSPADVRAVLTALGGVMGDFMAQGRSVKLDGVGSFYFTAATNKNGVATEKEVTANLINGVRVRFIPETRYRGGGKGRVSTRSLTDVDIEWEEWKGKVASDNSGSTPTPGGSEHP is encoded by the coding sequence ATGGCTTTTTACAAGAAAACGAAAATGAAGGTGAATGGCAAGTGGTATCCCAAATCCGTTTTGGTAGGTTCACCAATTAGCACCGAACAAGTGGCAAAGCGTCTGGCAGCCGAATCTACTGTGAGTCCTGCCGACGTTCGTGCGGTACTGACTGCCCTTGGTGGCGTGATGGGCGATTTTATGGCGCAGGGTCGTTCGGTGAAGCTTGACGGTGTCGGTTCGTTCTATTTCACGGCGGCGACCAACAAGAATGGTGTTGCAACCGAGAAGGAAGTAACCGCCAATCTCATCAACGGCGTGCGTGTGCGTTTCATTCCCGAAACCCGCTATCGTGGCGGTGGAAAAGGACGTGTATCAACCCGCAGCCTAACGGACGTGGACATAGAATGGGAGGAATGGAAAGGCAAGGTTGCTTCTGACAACTCCGGCTCGACGCCTACCCCGGGCGGAAGTGAGCACCCGTAA
- a CDS encoding outer membrane beta-barrel protein: protein MNEEWKKGFHNKLNNYETTPPQGLFDEILKHIPPIEEGEKVPNKPTEVPITAANTNKKQQFKAAIWLTAILSAAAIVAILLVNNSAVDVANHTNTIGNLAENNNNIVENRSGETATTSPDNAYTNSNGNESTPTVNAKNRIFTSLKTAFKAVASTVLPQNTADKTTLAMVEQPTTATEPTDKTDNIQETTVNEAPKPNEKVECSEPTKHQRTTTPTTNSRPRRNKNSVQLGMLLAGMPTVNSSDDLYSVAPTAMKENNGMIVTGQSKMVKKANHRQPITLGVSVALPLSSKMSVETGLMYSHHYSELTYEVGNINHDIKQHLNFVGIPLNLNYRLWQRHNTSVYVSGGGSVEKMVYGKQKERYDGTETTIANKVEMKELQWALSARFGAAYKLTKGVSFYLEPGVSYHFNNKSDLQTIYSDRPVSFQLKAGLRFNLR, encoded by the coding sequence ATGAACGAAGAATGGAAAAAAGGATTTCATAATAAACTAAACAATTATGAAACAACTCCTCCCCAAGGACTGTTTGACGAGATTTTAAAGCATATTCCACCTATCGAGGAAGGCGAAAAGGTACCGAACAAACCCACAGAAGTGCCGATTACAGCTGCCAACACCAATAAAAAGCAACAGTTCAAGGCCGCTATTTGGCTCACTGCCATTCTCTCTGCCGCTGCAATAGTTGCGATTTTGCTGGTAAACAATTCTGCTGTAGATGTTGCGAACCACACGAACACAATTGGCAACTTAGCAGAAAACAACAATAATATAGTAGAAAACAGAAGTGGAGAAACAGCAACAACCTCTCCCGACAACGCATACACCAACAGTAACGGCAACGAAAGCACTCCTACGGTAAATGCAAAGAACAGAATATTCACCTCTCTAAAGACCGCTTTCAAAGCTGTTGCCTCGACGGTTTTGCCTCAAAACACTGCCGACAAGACCACTTTGGCAATGGTAGAACAACCCACTACCGCCACAGAACCGACTGACAAGACGGACAACATACAAGAAACAACTGTAAACGAAGCACCCAAACCGAACGAAAAGGTGGAATGTTCAGAGCCAACAAAGCACCAACGCACCACCACGCCTACCACCAACAGCCGCCCTCGGCGCAATAAAAACTCCGTCCAATTGGGTATGTTGCTTGCAGGTATGCCCACGGTGAATTCGTCAGACGACCTTTATTCCGTCGCACCGACAGCAATGAAAGAAAACAACGGAATGATAGTAACAGGGCAAAGCAAGATGGTTAAAAAAGCCAACCACCGCCAACCCATCACCTTGGGCGTTTCCGTTGCCTTGCCATTGAGCAGCAAGATGAGTGTGGAAACAGGCTTGATGTATAGCCATCACTATTCGGAACTCACTTACGAAGTGGGCAACATAAACCACGACATCAAACAACATCTGAATTTTGTCGGTATTCCGCTCAACCTGAACTATCGGTTGTGGCAACGACACAACACTTCTGTGTATGTGTCGGGGGGCGGAAGTGTAGAAAAAATGGTTTACGGAAAGCAAAAAGAACGATACGATGGCACCGAGACCACTATCGCCAACAAAGTAGAAATGAAAGAGTTGCAATGGGCATTGTCAGCCCGCTTCGGTGCTGCCTACAAACTTACAAAGGGCGTCAGCTTCTATTTAGAACCAGGAGTAAGCTACCACTTCAACAACAAATCAGACTTGCAAACCATTTATAGCGACCGCCCTGTATCTTTCCAACTAAAAGCTGGGCTTCGATTTAATTTGCGATGA
- a CDS encoding RNA polymerase sigma factor, with the protein MIKLDQKEETKIAEGLQRRDASAMRTFYNLYAGIFMTVCSRYIADSDDAKDVLQDAFIKIFTKIDSFEYRGSGSLLAWSKQIVVMEALGFLRNKKTIPLIYGEQLPEQDDKSDLTVEDIPEEMLLQMIQSLPDGYRVVFNLYVLENKSHKEIGEILGIRAKSSASQLSRAKSILKQQIVSYRKGVKL; encoded by the coding sequence ATGATAAAGTTAGACCAGAAAGAAGAAACCAAAATCGCTGAAGGGCTCCAAAGACGGGACGCTTCAGCGATGCGGACTTTCTACAACCTATACGCAGGAATATTCATGACAGTGTGTTCGCGTTATATTGCAGACAGCGACGATGCAAAAGATGTACTGCAAGACGCATTCATAAAGATATTCACAAAGATTGATAGTTTTGAATACAGGGGCAGCGGTTCGTTGTTGGCATGGAGCAAACAAATCGTTGTTATGGAGGCATTGGGCTTCCTGCGCAACAAGAAAACCATTCCGCTGATATACGGAGAGCAGCTTCCCGAACAAGACGACAAGTCGGATTTAACGGTAGAAGATATACCCGAAGAAATGCTACTGCAGATGATACAGTCGCTGCCCGATGGTTACAGAGTCGTATTCAACCTATACGTATTAGAAAACAAATCGCATAAAGAAATTGGAGAAATACTTGGGATTAGGGCAAAGTCTTCTGCCTCGCAGCTATCCCGTGCAAAAAGCATACTTAAACAACAAATTGTCTCATATAGGAAAGGAGTGAAACTATGA
- the recO gene encoding DNA repair protein RecO, translated as MITKTRGIVLRSVRFGESSLIVDVLTELSGRVSFVVRIPKTSKGKVKKQYFQPMTLLDFEYDFRQRSSLQHIKDVRIAQPYSSIPCNPVKSSVLLFLAEFLYYTTRDEQENSTLFNYISASLEWFDSACDGFANFHLVFMMRLGRFLGFHPFLDNFTQGCFFDLRNGCFTLSAPLHSDFLNTTDAERMHTLMRMNFETMKVFKLSHDERNRITELVLHYYRLHIPNMPDLQSFDILREVFS; from the coding sequence ATGATTACAAAAACAAGAGGAATAGTACTGCGGAGCGTTCGTTTTGGTGAATCATCGCTGATTGTCGATGTGCTGACGGAGTTGTCTGGGCGTGTTTCTTTTGTTGTGCGCATTCCTAAAACCTCGAAAGGCAAGGTGAAAAAGCAATATTTCCAGCCTATGACTTTGCTCGATTTTGAATACGATTTCAGGCAACGAAGCAGCTTGCAGCATATTAAAGATGTAAGAATAGCTCAGCCTTATTCGTCTATTCCTTGCAATCCTGTAAAGTCGAGCGTTTTGCTTTTCCTTGCAGAATTCCTATATTATACCACTCGAGACGAGCAAGAGAACTCCACCTTATTTAATTATATAAGTGCAAGTTTGGAATGGTTCGACAGTGCCTGCGATGGTTTTGCCAACTTCCACCTTGTTTTTATGATGCGTTTGGGCAGGTTTCTTGGCTTTCACCCTTTTCTCGACAATTTCACGCAAGGCTGTTTCTTCGACCTTCGCAATGGTTGCTTCACGCTGTCGGCACCTTTACATTCCGACTTTCTGAATACAACAGATGCCGAACGTATGCACACACTGATGCGAATGAACTTTGAAACAATGAAAGTTTTCAAACTTTCGCACGACGAGCGCAACCGAATCACCGAACTCGTGTTGCACTACTATCGTCTCCACATACCCAATATGCCCGACCTTCAAAGTTTCGACATCTTGCGCGAGGTGTTTTCCTAA
- the rpsT gene encoding 30S ribosomal protein S20 translates to MANHKSSLKRIRQDKVKTLRNKYYAKTMRNAVRKFRNITDKEEAVKLYPTVQKMLDKLAKTNVIHKNKAANLKSGLCQHIATLG, encoded by the coding sequence ATGGCAAATCACAAATCATCACTTAAGAGAATCCGCCAAGACAAGGTGAAGACTTTGCGCAATAAGTATTACGCTAAAACAATGCGTAACGCTGTTCGCAAGTTCCGTAACATCACTGACAAGGAAGAAGCTGTTAAGCTGTATCCAACTGTGCAGAAGATGCTTGATAAACTTGCTAAAACAAATGTTATTCATAAGAATAAGGCAGCGAACTTGAAGTCAGGTCTTTGCCAGCACATTGCTACGCTTGGATAA
- the gyrB gene encoding DNA topoisomerase (ATP-hydrolyzing) subunit B: MADNLGNENNYSASNIQVLEGLEAVRKRPAMYIGDISEKGLHHLINETVDNSIDEAMAGYCSHIEVTINDDNSITVEDNGRGIPVDEHEKLHKSALEVVMTVLHAGGKFDKGSYKVSGGLHGVGVSCVNALSSHMMSQVFRNGKIYQQEYEQGKPLYPVKIVGDTDKTGTRQQFWPDASIFTTTVFQWDIVARRMRELAFLNAGIKITLTDLRPNEEGKTRQEVFHAKDGLKEFVRYVDRHRTHLFDDVIYLKTEKQGIPIEVAVMYNTDYNENIHSYVNNINTIEGGTHLTGFRAALTRTLKSYADNEPQIAKQIEKAKIEITGEDFREGLTAVISIKVAEPQFEGQTKTKLGNSEVSGAVQQAVGEALSYYLEENPAEAKLICDKVILAATARIAARKARESVQRKNVMTGGGLPGKLADCSNKDPKECEIFLVEGDSAGGSAKQGRDRYTQAILPLRGKILNVEKVQRHRVFEAESVMNIIQSIGVRFGVDGESDFEANTDKLRYDKIIIMTDADVDGSHIDTLIMTLFYRYMPRVIEEGHLYIATPPLYKCTYKKVSEYCYTEQQRLQFLEKYAGGDEENKAVHTQRYKGLGEMNPEQLWETTMDPKTRLLKQVTIENASTADEMFSMLMGDDVEPRREFIEQNATYANIDA, from the coding sequence ATGGCAGATAACTTAGGAAACGAGAACAACTACTCGGCCAGTAATATTCAGGTCCTCGAAGGACTTGAGGCAGTGCGCAAACGCCCTGCAATGTATATTGGCGACATAAGCGAAAAAGGACTTCACCACCTCATCAACGAGACAGTAGACAACTCTATCGACGAGGCTATGGCAGGCTATTGCAGCCATATCGAGGTAACCATAAACGACGACAACTCCATTACCGTTGAGGACAACGGACGTGGTATCCCAGTAGACGAACACGAGAAGTTGCACAAGAGTGCGCTCGAGGTGGTTATGACCGTACTGCACGCGGGTGGTAAGTTCGACAAGGGCTCCTACAAGGTCAGCGGTGGTCTGCACGGTGTGGGTGTCAGCTGTGTTAATGCACTGTCTTCCCACATGATGTCGCAAGTGTTCCGTAACGGAAAAATCTACCAACAAGAATACGAACAAGGCAAACCCCTCTATCCTGTGAAGATAGTTGGCGATACCGACAAGACGGGTACACGTCAGCAATTCTGGCCAGATGCCAGCATTTTCACAACAACAGTGTTCCAATGGGATATTGTGGCACGCCGTATGAGAGAACTTGCGTTCCTGAATGCAGGTATAAAAATCACACTCACCGACTTGCGTCCAAACGAGGAAGGAAAAACACGACAAGAAGTTTTCCATGCTAAAGATGGACTGAAAGAGTTTGTGAGATATGTAGACCGCCACCGTACGCACCTTTTCGATGATGTTATCTACCTGAAAACCGAAAAACAAGGCATTCCAATCGAGGTTGCCGTTATGTATAATACGGACTACAACGAAAACATACACTCGTATGTGAACAACATCAACACCATCGAGGGTGGTACACACCTTACAGGTTTCCGTGCTGCATTGACACGTACATTGAAGTCGTATGCCGACAACGAACCACAAATAGCAAAGCAAATAGAGAAAGCTAAAATAGAAATTACGGGCGAAGACTTTCGCGAAGGTCTTACCGCAGTTATCTCTATCAAGGTTGCCGAACCACAATTCGAAGGACAAACCAAGACGAAGCTCGGAAACAGCGAAGTGTCGGGTGCTGTCCAACAGGCAGTGGGCGAGGCACTTTCATATTATTTGGAGGAGAATCCAGCCGAAGCAAAACTCATTTGTGACAAGGTTATTCTTGCGGCAACAGCCCGCATTGCAGCCCGCAAGGCACGCGAAAGCGTTCAGCGCAAGAATGTTATGACAGGTGGTGGATTGCCTGGAAAGTTGGCTGACTGCTCTAACAAAGACCCTAAGGAATGCGAGATTTTCCTTGTTGAGGGTGATTCTGCAGGTGGTTCTGCCAAGCAAGGACGCGACCGATACACGCAAGCTATTCTGCCTTTGCGCGGTAAAATTCTCAATGTAGAGAAGGTTCAACGCCACAGAGTGTTTGAAGCAGAATCGGTAATGAACATTATCCAGTCGATAGGCGTTCGCTTCGGCGTTGATGGCGAGTCGGATTTTGAGGCTAACACCGATAAGTTGCGCTACGACAAGATTATCATAATGACCGACGCCGACGTCGATGGCTCTCACATCGACACACTCATTATGACGCTTTTCTATCGCTATATGCCCCGTGTTATTGAGGAAGGACACTTGTATATTGCTACTCCGCCACTTTACAAATGTACCTACAAGAAGGTCAGCGAGTATTGCTATACAGAGCAGCAACGCCTCCAGTTCCTTGAGAAATATGCGGGTGGAGATGAAGAAAACAAAGCGGTTCACACGCAACGATACAAAGGTTTGGGTGAAATGAATCCTGAACAGCTCTGGGAAACCACAATGGACCCAAAGACGCGCCTCCTAAAACAAGTAACTATCGAGAATGCTTCGACTGCAGATGAAATGTTCTCTATGCTGATGGGAGACGATGTTGAACCACGCCGTGAGTTCATTGAGCAGAACGCAACCTATGCAAACATTGACGCATAG
- a CDS encoding helix-turn-helix domain-containing protein, protein MRELNIDFIKGKYPNGFSIENDLLLYDSTTGLPTLTETSKMKCLLLAICTGGEIEYTVDTVIHKVSSNDVLIVSEGQVIGDYKMSADAKGVCLLLSYDFFQEIVSNVKELTTLFLFARRHPVFHAEDRLVSELLNYIQAVKLKILDLEHEFRRELVATMLKVLIYDMCNVIYRVQQVEKTGKSRGETIFSDFIRLVEKEYRSERRVSWYAEQLYISPKYLSETIKHISKRTPSEWIDYYVMMEIRVLLKNSKMSIKQIAEELNFPNQSFLGKYFKDRYGKSPSQFRRS, encoded by the coding sequence ATGAGGGAACTTAATATTGATTTCATTAAGGGTAAATACCCCAATGGCTTCAGCATAGAGAACGATTTGTTGCTGTACGACTCGACAACTGGTTTGCCCACTCTCACCGAAACATCGAAAATGAAATGCTTGTTGTTGGCAATCTGCACGGGTGGAGAGATTGAGTACACGGTTGATACTGTAATACACAAGGTTTCTTCTAACGATGTTCTCATTGTCAGCGAAGGACAAGTAATAGGCGATTATAAAATGTCGGCAGATGCAAAAGGAGTCTGTCTTTTGCTTTCTTACGACTTCTTCCAAGAAATTGTGAGCAATGTGAAAGAACTTACAACCCTCTTCCTCTTCGCACGCCGCCACCCAGTATTCCACGCCGAAGACCGTTTGGTAAGCGAATTGCTGAACTACATACAAGCCGTAAAGCTGAAAATACTCGACCTTGAACACGAGTTCCGCCGCGAATTGGTCGCAACAATGCTGAAAGTGCTTATCTACGATATGTGCAACGTTATCTATCGTGTGCAGCAAGTAGAGAAAACGGGCAAGTCGAGAGGCGAAACCATCTTTTCCGACTTCATACGATTGGTGGAAAAGGAATACCGTTCAGAACGCCGTGTAAGTTGGTATGCCGAGCAACTTTACATCTCTCCCAAGTATCTGTCGGAAACAATCAAGCATATCAGCAAGCGCACACCGAGCGAATGGATAGACTATTACGTGATGATGGAAATCCGTGTGTTGCTTAAAAACAGCAAGATGAGCATCAAGCAGATTGCGGAAGAATTGAATTTCCCCAACCAAAGCTTCTTAGGAAAGTATTTCAAAGACCGCTATGGCAAGAGCCCATCGCAGTTCAGAAGAAGCTAA
- the ftsZ gene encoding cell division protein FtsZ translates to MADNNMKREILDFGEAEQNSIIKVIGVGGGGGNAVNHMYREGIHDVTFVLCNTDAQALNDSPVPIHLQLGKEGLGAGNKPTKAKEAAEETIDDIKKMLSDGTKMAFITAGMGGGTGTGAAPVIAKVSKEMGILTVGIVTIPFRFEGDKKIDQALDGVEEMSKHVDALLVINNERLREIYPEMSVLNAFGKADDTLSVAAKSIAEIITVHGLINLDFNDVKTVLKDGGVAIMSTGYGEGEGRVKQAIEDALNSPLLNDNDIYNSKKILLSINFSSDNNDNPGLTMEEMSDINEFMSHFGNGFELKWGLALDPELDKKVKVTILATGFGIKDVEGMGSHIKKHSLEEAARLAEEEEREAERRDRRDRIYGGSKSTKSKRRPHIYIFSQEDLDNEDIILAIENTPTYKRTKQMLKDLKVTPEKKEETPSEEVQGVISFV, encoded by the coding sequence ATGGCAGATAATAATATGAAAAGAGAAATACTCGACTTCGGCGAAGCTGAACAGAACAGCATCATCAAGGTTATCGGTGTTGGCGGAGGCGGTGGCAACGCCGTGAACCATATGTATCGCGAAGGCATACACGACGTAACATTCGTTTTGTGCAACACCGACGCACAAGCACTCAATGATTCACCCGTTCCCATTCATTTGCAGCTTGGCAAAGAAGGTTTAGGAGCCGGCAACAAGCCTACCAAGGCAAAGGAAGCAGCTGAGGAAACCATCGACGATATAAAGAAAATGCTGAGCGACGGCACCAAGATGGCATTCATTACCGCTGGTATGGGAGGCGGTACAGGTACAGGAGCAGCCCCCGTCATTGCAAAAGTAAGCAAGGAAATGGGCATTCTCACCGTAGGTATCGTTACCATTCCATTCCGTTTCGAGGGCGACAAGAAGATAGACCAAGCACTCGACGGCGTAGAAGAAATGTCGAAACACGTAGACGCCCTGCTGGTGATAAACAACGAACGCCTGCGCGAAATATACCCAGAGATGAGCGTGCTTAACGCTTTCGGAAAGGCAGACGACACACTCAGCGTAGCCGCAAAAAGCATTGCAGAAATCATTACCGTACACGGACTCATCAACCTCGACTTCAACGACGTGAAGACAGTACTGAAAGACGGCGGCGTAGCCATTATGAGCACGGGTTACGGCGAAGGAGAAGGTCGTGTAAAGCAAGCTATCGAAGACGCTCTGAACTCTCCATTGCTCAACGACAACGACATTTACAATTCCAAAAAGATACTCCTCTCCATCAATTTCAGCAGCGACAACAACGACAATCCCGGCTTGACGATGGAAGAAATGAGCGATATAAACGAATTTATGAGCCACTTCGGCAACGGATTCGAGCTGAAATGGGGATTGGCACTCGACCCGGAACTCGACAAGAAAGTAAAAGTAACCATTCTCGCAACAGGTTTCGGCATCAAGGACGTAGAAGGAATGGGCAGCCACATCAAGAAACATTCGTTGGAAGAAGCAGCACGCCTTGCCGAAGAAGAAGAGCGCGAGGCAGAACGCAGAGACCGCAGAGACCGCATCTACGGCGGAAGCAAGTCTACAAAATCAAAGCGTCGCCCGCACATCTACATCTTCTCGCAAGAAGATTTAGACAACGAAGACATTATCCTCGCCATCGAAAACACACCAACCTACAAGCGCACGAAGCAAATGCTCAAAGACCTGAAGGTTACACCAGAGAAGAAAGAGGAAACGCCCTCTGAAGAAGTTCAGGGCGTCATCAGCTTTGTCTAA